Part of the Petrotoga sp. 9PW.55.5.1 genome, TCTATATTCATAAATTGTGAAAATATCGTTAAATGTCCCGAACTTGATACCGGCAAGAACTCTGTAAGACCCTGAACTATTCCTAGTATGATTTCTGTCATGGTTTCCCCCTAATTATTTTCTAATTTATTTTTTATGTAATTTAAAGCCAATATGTACCCATATTGTCCCAATCCTGATATCACCCCATCACACTCGGCACTAGTTACAGATTTTTCTCTGAAAGCCTCTCTTGCAAGTATGTTTGATAGATGAACTTCAACTTTTGGAACATTAACAATTTCTAATGTGTCTCTTATTGCATAAGAATAATGGGTAAACGCACCTGGGTTTATGACCAACCCTTCATAATCCATTTTTTGTATTCTATCGATTATTTTTCCTTCAGAGTTTGATTGAAAAAAGTCAACGGTTAAACCATCTTTTTCTGCGTAATCTTTTATC contains:
- the aroQ gene encoding type II 3-dehydroquinate dehydratase, whose product is MLILVINGPNLNMLGKRPTDIYGSETYDDLIKKIKDYAEKDGLTVDFFQSNSEGKIIDRIQKMDYEGLVINPGAFTHYSYAIRDTLEIVNVPKVEVHLSNILAREAFREKSVTSAECDGVISGLGQYGYILALNYIKNKLENN